In Flavobacterium sp. WV_118_3, one DNA window encodes the following:
- the hisA gene encoding 1-(5-phosphoribosyl)-5-[(5-phosphoribosylamino)methylideneamino]imidazole-4-carboxamide isomerase yields MRIIPALDIIDGKCVRLLNGNYQKMTIYSDDPLEMAKRFEDHGMQYLHLVDLDGAKSNRIVNYKILEKIASKTNLIIDFGGGIKADEDLRIAFNSGAAQLTGGSIAVKDPERFSGWIRDYGSSKIILGADVKDTTVAISGWLEESDQTIIPFLQDYVKKGIEYVICTDINRDGTLAGPAVDLYSELLQTFPEIKLIASGGISNVETLLELDELGCDAAIIGKAIYENRISLKELERLIVQR; encoded by the coding sequence ATGAGAATTATTCCGGCACTGGATATTATCGACGGGAAATGTGTCCGCTTATTAAACGGTAATTACCAAAAAATGACGATCTATAGCGATGATCCGCTGGAAATGGCCAAACGATTTGAAGATCACGGTATGCAATACCTGCATTTGGTCGATCTGGACGGTGCCAAATCCAACCGGATAGTCAACTATAAAATACTCGAAAAAATAGCCTCTAAAACCAACCTTATCATTGATTTCGGAGGTGGCATCAAAGCGGATGAAGATTTACGAATCGCTTTTAATAGCGGTGCTGCACAGCTTACAGGCGGTAGTATCGCGGTTAAAGATCCGGAGCGGTTTTCCGGTTGGATACGCGACTATGGAAGTTCCAAAATTATTTTGGGAGCTGACGTTAAAGATACTACGGTGGCTATTTCCGGCTGGTTGGAAGAAAGTGATCAGACAATTATTCCGTTTTTACAGGATTATGTCAAAAAAGGAATTGAATATGTAATCTGTACCGATATTAATCGCGACGGAACCTTAGCAGGTCCTGCTGTCGATTTATATTCCGAATTGCTACAAACCTTTCCGGAAATCAAGCTGATCGCTTCGGGTGGCATTTCAAACGTTGAAACACTGTTAGAACTCGACGAATTGGGTTGCGATGCAGCGATTATCGGAAAAGCGATTTATGAAAACAGAATAAGTTTAAAGGAATTGGAACGACTAATAGTGCAAAGATGA
- the hisF gene encoding imidazole glycerol phosphate synthase subunit HisF, which produces MITKRIIPCLDIRNGRTVKGIQFKEITDAGDPVKLAYKYARDGADELVFLDITATEEKRKTLFTMVRDVAAEINIPFTVGGGVGSVSDVEQLLQNGADKIAVNSAALENPGLVTELAKRFGSQCIVAAIDAKLVGDRWKVFRTGGKRETKWELLDWAKQITENGAGEILFTAIDHDGRKQGFANTMLAELNKTVNVPIIASGGAGKIADFIAVFNDGKADAALAASVFHYDTIPIPVLKQVLKEQNIPVRIV; this is translated from the coding sequence ATGATTACAAAACGAATAATTCCCTGTTTGGATATCAGGAACGGACGAACTGTAAAAGGAATTCAGTTTAAAGAAATAACAGATGCCGGCGATCCGGTGAAACTGGCTTATAAATATGCCCGCGATGGAGCGGATGAATTGGTCTTTCTGGATATTACGGCTACTGAAGAAAAAAGAAAAACTTTATTTACAATGGTTCGTGATGTGGCAGCGGAAATCAATATTCCGTTTACGGTTGGTGGTGGAGTAGGCTCTGTATCGGATGTTGAGCAGTTGTTACAAAATGGTGCGGACAAGATTGCGGTAAATTCGGCAGCACTTGAAAATCCGGGATTGGTAACCGAATTAGCCAAACGTTTTGGCAGTCAGTGTATCGTGGCGGCTATTGATGCAAAGCTTGTGGGGGATCGATGGAAGGTTTTCCGGACGGGAGGAAAGCGCGAAACCAAATGGGAACTCCTGGATTGGGCAAAGCAGATCACCGAAAACGGAGCCGGTGAAATTCTTTTTACAGCCATTGATCACGACGGAAGAAAACAGGGTTTTGCTAATACTATGCTGGCAGAACTAAACAAAACGGTAAACGTTCCCATAATTGCGTCGGGTGGTGCCGGTAAAATAGCCGATTTTATAGCTGTTTTTAACGACGGTAAAGCCGACGCGGCACTTGCTGCAAGTGTGTTTCACTATGATACCATTCCGATTCCGGTATTAAAACAAGTATTAAAAGAACAAAATATTCCTGTCAGAATTGTATAA
- the hisIE gene encoding bifunctional phosphoribosyl-AMP cyclohydrolase/phosphoribosyl-ATP diphosphatase HisIE, whose translation MKPNFSKSKNGLLPVIVQDATTKTVLMLGYMNETAYNTTLETGKVTFFSRSRNGIWVKGEKSGNFLHLISLETDCDNDTLLAQVHPEGPVCHKGTDSCWGESNKMDFGFLSELEQCIRERKEEPRENSYISHLWSKGINKMAQKVGEEAVEMVIEAKDSDAALFLNESADLLFHYLILLQAKGFQLQDVVEILKKRSR comes from the coding sequence ATGAAACCTAACTTTTCAAAATCGAAAAACGGTTTGCTTCCGGTCATTGTTCAGGATGCAACTACTAAAACTGTTTTAATGCTGGGCTATATGAATGAAACCGCCTATAACACTACGCTGGAAACCGGAAAGGTGACTTTTTTTAGCCGCAGTCGTAATGGGATATGGGTAAAAGGCGAAAAAAGTGGTAATTTTTTACATCTTATAAGCCTTGAAACCGATTGCGATAACGATACGCTTTTGGCTCAGGTGCATCCGGAAGGCCCGGTTTGTCATAAAGGAACGGATAGCTGTTGGGGCGAATCCAACAAAATGGATTTTGGCTTTTTGTCGGAATTGGAACAATGCATCCGGGAACGTAAAGAAGAACCTCGGGAAAATAGCTATATCAGTCATTTATGGTCCAAAGGGATTAATAAAATGGCACAAAAAGTAGGTGAAGAAGCCGTAGAAATGGTTATCGAAGCCAAAGATTCGGATGCCGCTCTATTTTTAAACGAAAGTGCCGATCTGCTTTTTCATTATTTAATATTGCTACAGGCTAAAGGATTTCAGTTGCAGGATGTTGTCGAAATTCTGAAAAAAAGGAGCCGTTAA
- a CDS encoding DUF2461 domain-containing protein, protein MITKAELDILITLRNNNNREWFTEHKKEFQQHEKKAKAFFQEVYDELGKQDSIEKMQIFRIYRDVRFSKDKAPYKNHFSVGFTRTKPLLRGGYYLHIEPGASFVGGGFWDPNAEDLNRIRKEFEMDDEEIRTIISDPAFKSFFGTLEGEELKTAPKGFDKTHPAIDLIRKKQYLISRSFTDKEVTSPDFKKEVLATFQAMRPFFDYMSEVLSTNLNGEPLY, encoded by the coding sequence ATGATCACAAAAGCGGAACTGGATATCCTTATAACGTTACGAAACAACAATAATCGGGAATGGTTTACCGAACATAAAAAAGAATTTCAACAACACGAAAAAAAGGCAAAAGCATTTTTTCAGGAAGTATACGACGAACTGGGGAAACAGGATAGTATCGAAAAAATGCAGATTTTCAGAATCTACCGCGATGTCCGTTTTTCAAAAGATAAAGCACCTTATAAAAATCATTTTAGCGTCGGTTTTACCCGAACCAAACCGTTGTTACGCGGTGGTTATTATTTACATATCGAACCGGGAGCCAGTTTTGTAGGCGGTGGTTTTTGGGACCCGAATGCTGAAGACCTAAACCGAATCCGCAAGGAGTTTGAAATGGATGATGAAGAAATCAGAACTATTATTTCGGATCCTGCTTTTAAAAGTTTTTTTGGAACTCTGGAAGGCGAGGAGTTAAAAACAGCTCCAAAAGGATTCGACAAAACGCATCCGGCCATTGATCTGATCCGTAAAAAACAATACCTGATTTCCAGAAGTTTTACCGACAAGGAGGTAACAAGTCCTGATTTTAAAAAAGAAGTATTGGCGACCTTCCAGGCGATGCGTCCGTTTTTTGATTATATGAGCGAAGTCTTGTCAACAAACCTTAACGGCGAACCCTTGTATTAA
- a CDS encoding META domain-containing protein, translating into MRKLGIVMLLTIVGACNSTKNKENTTPKEMVSENPDRVYFKAIGTEPFWGVEISNNQIKYTTPEDPEGILFPPTKPVRVMDANIKTYQSKSKAGEIKITITYGKCSDGMSDMEHDYSVTVALKKAGEAAFKDLRGCGNYIVDYRLHDIWALEEMEGQKISDSDFNKRPFMEIKAREATFGGVAGCNRMFGKLFSEQELLRFTNVGLTRMACDKMANEAKFIKALESSTAYEIKNNRLYLSNPDGLKLVFKKVD; encoded by the coding sequence ATGAGAAAACTCGGAATTGTAATGCTGCTTACTATAGTAGGCGCCTGTAACAGTACAAAAAACAAGGAAAACACGACACCAAAGGAAATGGTTTCCGAAAATCCCGATCGGGTTTATTTTAAAGCCATTGGAACGGAACCTTTTTGGGGTGTGGAAATAAGCAACAATCAGATTAAATATACCACACCGGAAGATCCTGAAGGAATCCTGTTTCCACCGACAAAACCGGTTCGTGTAATGGATGCAAATATCAAAACTTACCAAAGCAAATCGAAAGCCGGCGAAATAAAAATTACGATTACCTACGGAAAATGTTCCGACGGCATGTCGGATATGGAACACGATTATTCCGTAACGGTTGCTTTAAAAAAAGCGGGGGAAGCAGCATTTAAAGACCTTAGAGGTTGCGGGAATTATATTGTAGATTACCGATTACACGACATTTGGGCATTGGAAGAAATGGAAGGTCAAAAAATTAGCGATTCCGATTTTAACAAACGGCCTTTTATGGAAATCAAAGCCAGGGAAGCTACTTTTGGCGGAGTTGCCGGATGCAATCGTATGTTTGGAAAATTATTTTCAGAACAGGAATTGTTACGCTTTACCAATGTCGGCCTCACCCGAATGGCCTGCGATAAAATGGCGAACGAAGCCAAATTTATAAAAGCCCTGGAAAGCAGTACGGCTTACGAAATAAAAAATAATAGGTTATATCTGTCAAATCCCGATGGCTTAAAATTGGTATTTAAAAAAGTAGATTAA
- a CDS encoding response regulator transcription factor, with amino-acid sequence MKLLIVEDEPNLLSALRKGLSEKNHDVSAALDGTTALEMIQYTQFDVIVLDVMLPDINGIEICRRLRAAGNFVPILMLTALSSSDNIVHGLNAGADDYLTKPFQFSELEARLNALARRAGQDQKPAEKITIDDLEIDVRTKMVKRNGETIVLTAKEFNLLYYLAKNSDIILSRAKILDNVWNINFDMNTNVVDVYINYLRKKIDHPYEHKLIHTIKGLGYVIKE; translated from the coding sequence ATGAAATTATTAATCGTTGAAGACGAGCCCAATCTGCTTTCGGCTTTACGGAAAGGACTTTCCGAAAAAAACCACGACGTAAGTGCAGCATTAGACGGAACAACAGCCCTGGAAATGATTCAGTATACCCAATTCGATGTAATCGTATTGGATGTGATGCTACCCGATATTAACGGAATTGAAATTTGCCGCCGTTTACGCGCTGCCGGAAATTTTGTTCCGATACTGATGCTTACAGCACTTAGCAGTAGCGATAATATTGTTCACGGATTAAATGCCGGTGCCGACGATTATCTGACCAAACCTTTTCAGTTTTCAGAACTCGAAGCCCGGTTGAATGCGTTGGCCCGAAGAGCCGGACAAGATCAGAAACCGGCTGAAAAAATAACTATCGATGATCTTGAGATTGATGTTCGTACCAAAATGGTAAAACGAAACGGGGAGACAATTGTGCTTACAGCAAAAGAGTTTAACCTCCTGTATTATCTGGCCAAAAATTCAGACATTATACTTTCCCGCGCTAAAATTCTCGATAATGTCTGGAATATCAATTTTGATATGAATACCAATGTTGTGGATGTGTATATCAATTATTTGCGAAAAAAGATTGATCATCCATACGAACACAAATTAATCCATACCATAAAAGGATTGGGGTATGTTATAAAGGAATAA
- a CDS encoding HAMP domain-containing sensor histidine kinase: protein MQIKKKITVTYIALSGFSTLLLCTVVFVLFRQNNQYYFRKRLEDRAKIVASIHYQQDPVKAKYYQELKNNGMEELKEEREYVLKINSASSFEYNTELHLPPEFYTSVMKNHSGWIEEAGVYYYGQVFNEAGTNYMVIISAKDLRGSDSTLFITRILLLCGLGFIILAYFFGRFLALRVINPVSRITSEVKRISASNLHNRLPEVNDSDEIADLTKTFNDMLDRLETSFEIQANFINNASHELKTPIATIMAEAEVTLLKDRNTEEYTTTLNNIHKQASRLSNLTESLLKLTQTGYDGKKQVQDIVRIDDLLLDVKSDLDKIYPGNRVSINMSDIPEEDSLLVLPCNKPLLELAIGNIITNGVKYSDNEEVFVNLTANKEQLKIVISDIGIGIPPEDIPYLYEPFFRGKKASRYVGYGLGLPLAMKIIRMHNGELSIQSEADKGTIVTIIFKH, encoded by the coding sequence ATGCAGATCAAAAAGAAAATCACCGTTACCTATATTGCACTGTCCGGATTTAGCACCCTTTTGTTATGTACGGTCGTGTTTGTCCTGTTTCGTCAAAACAACCAGTATTATTTTAGAAAGCGACTGGAAGACCGGGCAAAAATTGTCGCATCCATCCATTATCAACAGGATCCTGTAAAAGCAAAATACTATCAGGAGCTCAAAAACAATGGAATGGAAGAACTTAAAGAAGAAAGGGAATATGTCTTAAAAATAAACAGCGCCAGTTCGTTCGAATACAATACCGAATTGCATTTGCCACCGGAGTTTTATACCTCGGTGATGAAGAATCATTCCGGATGGATCGAAGAAGCGGGCGTTTATTATTACGGTCAGGTTTTTAATGAAGCCGGTACCAATTATATGGTAATCATTTCTGCAAAAGATTTACGCGGCAGCGATAGTACACTTTTTATTACCCGTATCTTGTTGTTGTGTGGTTTGGGATTTATCATCCTGGCGTATTTTTTTGGCCGTTTTCTGGCTTTGCGGGTCATCAATCCCGTGTCGCGTATCACCAGTGAGGTAAAACGGATCAGCGCCTCTAATTTGCATAACCGCTTACCAGAAGTGAACGATTCGGATGAAATTGCCGATCTGACGAAGACGTTTAACGATATGCTGGATCGTCTGGAAACCTCTTTCGAAATCCAGGCCAATTTCATCAATAATGCCTCTCACGAACTCAAAACACCAATTGCTACCATTATGGCCGAAGCAGAGGTAACGCTGTTAAAAGACCGGAATACCGAGGAATACACTACAACTTTAAATAATATTCATAAACAGGCATCCCGTTTGAGTAACCTGACCGAGAGTTTGTTAAAACTCACGCAAACGGGTTACGACGGTAAAAAACAGGTTCAGGATATTGTTCGTATTGACGATTTGTTATTGGATGTCAAAAGCGATCTCGACAAAATTTATCCAGGTAACCGCGTTAGTATCAATATGAGTGATATTCCGGAAGAAGATTCCTTATTGGTTTTACCCTGTAACAAACCGCTTTTAGAACTTGCTATTGGAAATATCATCACCAACGGTGTTAAATATTCTGATAATGAAGAGGTATTTGTGAATCTTACCGCCAATAAAGAACAATTAAAAATTGTAATCTCAGATATCGGAATCGGAATCCCTCCGGAAGATATTCCGTATTTATACGAACCGTTTTTCCGCGGTAAAAAAGCATCCCGTTATGTGGGCTATGGCCTCGGACTTCCACTGGCTATGAAGATTATCCGTATGCATAACGGCGAATTATCGATACAATCGGAAGCCGATAAAGGTACTATTGTAACCATCATTTTTAAGCATTAA
- a CDS encoding bestrophin family ion channel, which produces MLLKKRIPLKYVLGKIKLELALILLYCIAFEVFHHTFQAVPTKIPIAIPSIIGTIISLLLAFKSNQAYDRWWEARIVWGAIVNDSRSLLRQVIGFYKDPDFSTQANDFKERFAKRQAAWCYSLSQSLRGKDPIKLIQSLLTEEELRFVKKHKHVPNAILMLHVKELRKANDEGKINVYQQVEIDNTLTRLCDSMGKCERIKNTIFPTTYSLYIRFTLCLFVILLPFGLTDFLGWFRIPLVTTIGAAFFLIEKMAIHLQDPFENRPTDTPMNLISSNIEKNLLQMVYEYRNEFESEEPKSVDISHIQPVKDTYFVL; this is translated from the coding sequence ATGCTACTAAAAAAAAGAATACCTCTTAAATATGTTTTGGGAAAAATTAAGCTGGAGTTAGCACTGATCTTACTTTATTGCATTGCTTTTGAAGTATTTCATCATACGTTCCAGGCTGTTCCTACCAAAATTCCAATTGCGATACCGTCTATTATCGGTACCATTATCTCGTTATTATTAGCCTTTAAATCCAACCAGGCCTACGACAGATGGTGGGAAGCCCGGATTGTATGGGGCGCGATCGTAAACGATTCCCGTTCGTTACTGCGACAGGTAATCGGATTTTATAAAGATCCGGATTTTTCGACTCAGGCGAACGATTTTAAAGAGCGTTTTGCAAAACGACAGGCCGCATGGTGTTATAGTTTGAGTCAGTCGTTACGTGGGAAAGATCCCATAAAATTGATTCAGTCGTTGTTAACCGAAGAAGAGTTGCGTTTTGTTAAAAAGCACAAACACGTTCCGAATGCTATTTTGATGTTACACGTAAAAGAATTGCGTAAAGCAAACGACGAAGGTAAAATTAATGTCTACCAACAGGTGGAAATCGACAATACCTTAACGCGTTTGTGTGATTCGATGGGGAAATGTGAGCGTATTAAAAATACGATTTTCCCAACGACCTATAGTTTGTACATCCGTTTTACGTTATGTCTGTTTGTAATCTTATTACCATTTGGATTAACCGATTTTCTGGGATGGTTCCGTATACCATTAGTAACAACTATCGGTGCGGCTTTCTTTTTAATCGAAAAGATGGCGATCCATTTACAGGATCCGTTCGAAAACCGACCAACCGACACGCCCATGAATCTGATCTCCAGTAATATTGAAAAAAACCTCTTGCAGATGGTTTATGAGTATCGAAACGAATTCGAGTCAGAGGAGCCGAAATCCGTAGATATCTCGCATATACAACCGGTTAAGGATACTTACTTCGTGTTGTAA
- a CDS encoding glyoxalase: MENRDTFLIDLRGEALGMITDQSSSEEIFQNKILRPILRLQNELFIQVFLNYAVKQKNVFFSLTPEKKMAYIENVIQRDIKFRNSLKGMIIGLFTVDEYQEYIKNSSNLNKRMMNVLIERLKSQVQLLELD, from the coding sequence ATGGAAAATCGCGACACCTTTCTGATCGATCTCAGAGGCGAAGCCTTGGGAATGATCACGGATCAGTCTTCGTCCGAAGAAATTTTTCAAAACAAAATCCTGCGTCCGATCTTACGACTGCAAAACGAACTTTTTATTCAGGTTTTCCTGAATTATGCGGTAAAACAGAAAAATGTTTTCTTTTCGCTGACACCCGAAAAAAAGATGGCCTATATCGAGAATGTTATCCAGCGGGATATCAAATTCCGGAATTCGTTAAAAGGAATGATCATCGGCCTTTTTACGGTAGATGAATATCAGGAATACATTAAAAATTCTTCCAACTTAAACAAAAGAATGATGAATGTACTGATCGAACGCCTGAAGAGTCAGGTGCAGTTATTAGAATTAGATTAA
- a CDS encoding OmpA family protein, producing MKRIMLPLFVTVLAFGTATAQEKPVFNKWSIDINGGISKPTAPFTSGYYARNYNLFHADLGVRYMFNTKFGMKVDVGYDQFDNDSKSASFDGQYYRTTLQGVVNLGRVLNFEEWTQRLNVQAHTGIGYAFMKNDRFEGADHMLNHIIGLTGQIKLSERVALNADFSMINNVRQNNTFDGAVAPEDRGFNGTLYNATVGLSIYLGKNERHADWYYAEDKVDRLAELEKRIGDLETLMNDSDKDGVPDYLDAEANTIPGVAVDTKGRAVDRNNNGIPDELESYLERNYGSGSKGSSLSGETLKEMINQGYVNVYFDFNQSQPSPNSVSGMDFLVKYLKAHPGATADVIGYADEIGNTDYNKNLSQRRAENVKNVLVKAGVDASRLNIIGNGVDSSVAKDSKAARQLVRRVTFKIK from the coding sequence ATGAAAAGAATTATGCTCCCCTTATTTGTAACGGTACTGGCTTTCGGAACAGCTACGGCTCAGGAAAAACCAGTCTTTAACAAATGGTCAATCGACATCAACGGAGGAATCAGCAAGCCTACTGCCCCATTTACAAGCGGTTATTATGCAAGAAATTACAACCTTTTCCATGCTGATCTAGGTGTACGTTATATGTTTAACACCAAATTCGGTATGAAAGTCGATGTAGGTTACGATCAGTTCGACAATGATTCTAAAAGTGCTTCTTTCGACGGACAGTATTATAGAACAACTTTACAAGGTGTGGTCAACCTGGGACGTGTGCTTAATTTTGAAGAATGGACACAACGCTTAAACGTTCAGGCACATACCGGTATCGGATATGCTTTTATGAAAAATGACCGTTTTGAAGGAGCTGACCATATGTTAAACCATATTATTGGTCTTACCGGACAAATTAAATTATCGGAACGTGTGGCTTTAAATGCTGATTTTTCGATGATCAACAATGTTCGTCAAAACAATACTTTCGATGGTGCTGTAGCACCGGAAGACAGAGGTTTTAACGGAACACTTTATAATGCAACCGTTGGTTTGTCTATTTATTTAGGTAAAAACGAAAGACATGCCGACTGGTATTATGCAGAAGACAAGGTAGATCGATTAGCTGAATTAGAAAAACGAATTGGCGATTTGGAAACCTTAATGAACGATTCAGACAAAGATGGAGTGCCGGATTATCTGGATGCCGAAGCCAATACCATTCCGGGTGTAGCAGTTGATACAAAAGGACGTGCTGTTGACCGAAATAACAACGGAATACCGGATGAATTGGAAAGTTATCTGGAGCGAAACTACGGTTCCGGCAGCAAAGGATCGTCGTTAAGCGGTGAAACCTTAAAAGAAATGATCAATCAGGGATATGTAAATGTGTATTTTGATTTCAACCAGTCGCAACCGTCACCTAATTCGGTTAGCGGAATGGATTTCTTAGTAAAATATCTAAAAGCACATCCAGGTGCTACAGCTGATGTAATCGGATATGCTGATGAAATCGGGAATACAGATTACAACAAAAATTTATCGCAGAGACGTGCTGAAAACGTTAAAAATGTCTTGGTTAAAGCCGGAGTTGACGCTTCCCGATTAAACATTATCGGAAACGGTGTGGATAGTTCGGTTGCAAAAGATTCGAAAGCCGCACGACAATTGGTAAGAAGAGTTACTTTTAAAATTAAGTAA
- a CDS encoding NUDIX hydrolase has translation MRKSNIFLTVDAVIVKKTRSDYSILLIKRANEPFKNDWALPGGFVDQDEDLMDAAIRELFEETTIKTDHLEQIGAFGKPFRDPRSHTVSVAYFGMVPENTVAVAADDAKEAAWFPIKELPKLAFDHQEIVTLALQKFIS, from the coding sequence ATGAGAAAATCTAACATTTTTTTAACAGTTGATGCGGTCATTGTCAAAAAAACACGGTCTGATTATAGCATTCTTTTAATTAAACGGGCAAACGAGCCCTTTAAAAATGACTGGGCTTTACCCGGAGGTTTTGTCGATCAGGATGAAGACTTAATGGATGCCGCTATACGAGAACTTTTTGAAGAAACTACTATTAAAACCGATCATTTGGAGCAAATCGGAGCCTTTGGAAAGCCATTTCGTGACCCTAGAAGTCATACGGTTTCTGTTGCTTATTTTGGAATGGTTCCGGAAAATACTGTCGCTGTTGCGGCCGATGATGCCAAAGAAGCCGCATGGTTTCCAATAAAAGAGCTTCCCAAATTAGCATTTGACCATCAAGAAATAGTAACTTTGGCACTGCAAAAATTTATATCATGA